A window of Garra rufa chromosome 11, GarRuf1.0, whole genome shotgun sequence genomic DNA:
AAACcatgagactggttttcctttgctgtaaacaaaacttttcACAAGACTACCATATTTTCACTGGTGTGTATGCTACGCCTACTTCCACTGAACATAACGAAATGcatattttgcttattattgTTGCTGAAAATGGTTAATTATGGTgacgttttgggctgtactaatcggtcggaccaggaaaatatttggagtactacagactatACAagctataacaaatcaaggagaagagtgcaataAACTATCTGAGGAACCAAAAGGCGTTTGaggttggtcaaactgaaccaggatttccaggacaaaaatcttaacattcgtgtttgtttttatttctggacaggtaggtgaaatattaggctactaatcttaattaatactgcatgtatctttaccacctattaactttagtttgtcaaaatattgcacccttttctGCTTAGTAGATCCTCCTCTATAAGATTTAGCAGTTTCCACATggttttccgtggtttagacatcataaattagcagaacaacgtattcagtagtacattaaccaacAATCAATGCTGTTATACACatttgagtatctccaatatggtcgcacatccaggtaactgaccaagtGTTCacttaagtgcaaaccctctatatagTACCAACATATCATGCTTCCCTCTTTACACAAAAAAAGTAGGTTTAACAACAAAGATGTGTTTAAAACCTTTATTGTCCATTTTGATTTGTTCAGTCATTGGAAGGTCATTTTcaacaataaaaatgttaaaacaggTAGTGTCTAAAATCAATGACAtgacaattataaaataaatgttaaaacctCACAAATCACAAATATTCAAACAAGCCTGGGCTAAAAAGCAAATGAGTGTAACTTGTCGTCTTTTTGACTTTTCCCTGAATCATTTCATCTCCACATGcctcttttaaaacaaaaacatttgaaagCTAAAAGCAGTGCAAACAACAACCATACCACTATTGTATCATTTAAGCAGATATGATGTTGACGAAGTCCTAGATTTCTTATTACTCTCATGACACATCTGAAGTGTTAAGGTCTACAGTTGGGCTTATACAGACTTAGCAAAGCCCACTCGGTTATTCTCCCGATCAAACACAGTGTAGTACTGCCCAATGAACACATCACCCAGAATCCACAGAGGTCCAGCGGGGGGTGGGATGTCCAGGGCCATGAATCCACTCAGACAGATATCCTTTCCAGCCTGGCTTTCCtgtaaacataaacataaaaagaGAGATACCATCTTTAGAATTACTTTGTGATAGACAAAAATCCCTTCAGTGTTTTGCTTTCACAGTACTGGCTAGCTGCATGCGATtacaagaagaagaaaaaactccagatacatgtttttttttatattctgacTCATCCACCTTTTCAAAAACAACACCTCGATTTCACAGCTCTGCTGATGAAAAGTACCACATCAAACAACAGCACGGCGATGACAAAATAAGACTGACCTTGAGTATGTACTGTTCTCCAGTCAGGGAGTAAGTCTTTCCACCAAGGACAAATGAGATTGTGGGGAGTGTGGGCACTTTCTTACAGTCCACCATATACTACAGGGAAAACATGTTTAATTAGGGaacattattaaaacattatacatttttataaataagaTGCCATTAAACACACCAAGCATGCATACTttgatgaccaaaaaaaaaaaaaaagatttttaaatgttttttaagacatctcttctgttcaccaagcctgtatttatttgatccaaagtacagcaaaaccagtgaaattttgaaatatttttaccatttaaaataactgttttctatttgaatacattttaaaaatgtaatttattcctgtgatcaaagctaaattttcagcaccattacttcagtcttcagtgtcacatcattcagaaatcattctaatattctgatttgctgttcaagaacaatttattattattattagtagtagtaatagtagtatttaaaacagttgagtaaattcaagattctttgataaatagaaagatcagcatttatcagaaataaacttttgtaacatacactataattgtgagtcagtattttttttttttattggttggggaaagaaatgatagaaatgaatagttttatttatcaaggaaGCTGTAAactgaccaaaagtgatgataaagatgtttaaattgttacaaaagttttctatttcagataaatgctgttcttctgcactttctatttattaaagaaacctgaaaaagagAATTCTacttgtttttaacataataataaaagtttttgagcagcaaatcagaatattacaatgatttctgaaggatcatgtaacaggagtaatgatgctaaaatttcgactttttgagatttgaaaccaaaggaaaaaattacattttaaaattaattcaaatagaaaacagctattttaagtagtaaaaatatttcaaacttttacagtatttgctgtactttggagtcaaatgcaggcttggtgggcagaagagacttaaaaaaaaaaaaaaaaaaaaaaaaaaaaacacaacaacaattaaaatcttactgtccaaacacttttgacaggtagtgtatatttgtattcaatttaaagaaattatataatattttattttaatttaatcttaATAAGTATCCAATTAAGTTGCAGTACCTCTCCCTGGATCAGAGGGATTGCACCGATAGCCTTCTGCAGGGCTTTGACTTCAGCGGCTGGGCCGGTGATCAGAGACGTCCCAGTGTCAACGATGGCTTCACATCCTCCTTTACACAGAGTCAGCTCGCTTCCGATGCTCATGCTACACACACAGAAGCACAGAGCGCTTTCAACACTAGATTGTCTTctgcattggtggttcagtggtaagATTCTTGCCTCTCACATGACAGACCAGCATATTTCATCACGTTACATATGCATGCAAGCCATTTTTCAGATTCCTGACAAATTTCCATACCCCTGTTTGAAAATACACGAGTGCTTGAAAAGCACTGCAATTTTTGTGTTAAAAGTATTATGTTTCCTTTACAAGCAGTTATGCCTTAAAAGCTACCATTTTCAAAACTAATACAGGTGCCATCTAAGCTGCACTGAGTGTCAAAAAATAAAACTGTCACTTTtatgcatttaagtaaaaaagtatTGTATGACAGAAAGGCTTAAGTGGCCAGAATAGCATAGCTTTGATTTCTAAACACAATTCTCACCCATCCATGTGAATCTGCCAATAGGCCTGTCTGCTGATGCCCACGTAGTTAAAGTCTCCAGTGTAATATTTGGGGTCTGTACCTCCAAGGAGCAGCTCACCACCAGGTTGGGTGTCAGGGTTTCTGTCAGACAAATAAAACGGGATTATAATACACGTTTATGATAGGCCGTCATGTAATTCTTTCTTATAAAAACCTGAGACAGATGAAGATAGACTAAATAAATTTACGTACCTGTTCAGATaaaaagagaaaacatttttcTCCACTTTCTTCTGGCTCATCATCATGTCAAAAACAGGAGGAACCCCATCTACGGCGATGCGAGGATAAGCCATGCCGAGAATACCATCAAACTTGGCTGCGATGAAGGCCACTCCTGGCTGTTTGATAGCTTCTCCAAATATCTGCTTCTCAACCGCAATATCCCCAATCTAAAAGAGAAGTAACAGATAGGTTTCTTTCACCATTTCAGGTGGCAAAAAAAAGACAGACTTGTTACTTGTTGATTCCTACCGTGCATGTGTCCTGGCTGAGATAACCAGACAAGCTTCCAGATCCATACTGTATGGCAAATTCAGTCCCGTTCTTCACATAGGTGGTCGACTTGCCCCCATTGTATTTGTGATGAAGcactacaaacaaacaaacaaaaatgcatttaaaggaGACCCATTATACCCCTTTTTACAATACGTAATAaaaagtctcaggtgtccccagaatgtgtctgaagtttcagctcaaaataccccacagatcatttattatatcattttaaacaCACTGTTTTcctgcatgtctctttaaatgcaaatgagctgttgctccccgcccccttttccagaatagagctgtgcctttacagctcgtacctcagatactctgctaaaaagtctgtttggtttgattatcatgtctattttgctgaaataatgcattttcaaccatattagtttaaatgtCTGATATAGGACACGTCCGAAGCACGCTGTCACAAGGCATGTGattactaaactaagttctctttcatgtcttattgtgcttaaacagtcaaatacatacaCGTTTATGTTTAAAAACACAGGAGTTATAAAAACAGTTGGTCATGTCTGAAGGTAAACAGCTAGAAAAGTAAtctcatgtttatattagatctgtgcggctgcagcataatatacagcaagtaaataaatcaatccactgctctcttgtctcctctgaggctgggactccaAATAATGTTCTGccctcgtctgtgcagccaaagccagaacagttagcatgctttgctccaACTTTTACCATGGCGTTAGAATTGGTACACCATTGTCACTTGCGAAAACGTGCAAACGAAGGGGCGGAAATATTATAATAAGAGTCCTTTTTTCACGTTTTtctaggttggtagatgcactggggacctgattatagcactttaacacaggaaaaaaatcagatttttctgatacactatattgccaaaagtattggtacACCCCTGTGTACCAATGTACCTTCTAaagaacaggtttgactaccgtagtcatttccatgagtacaaatcttaaagtTTAAGCACAATGATATTCTAAGGAAttttgtgcttctaattttatagcaacagtttggacaggaccttTTTCTATTCTAATATGACAATGCCCGTGTTCTAGGCAAGGTTCAAAtataaatgattgattcagtcagtgtggaagaacttgacagaaagccaagtcctaaccccagctgaacacctctggtgtgactttaaatgaagAGCTTGAGCCAAAAACATCACcaacaaacaccaatgacttgtacatgcaCTACATGGacaaagtattgggacacccccgtctttagaacagaaaaaggcactttcaaaactgtggcaacaaatatggaaacacaATTATtgtattaaaggaaccgtatgtaggattgtggccaaaactggtactgcaatcactttcaaaatactgtagaacaaTGTATCCCTCCCCACccccccccctgactcgaggttgccagctaagctgcatgatccagcaggaacctaggctgctacaaggagcttctaattgcaagtgacgagtcctacacagtaatttttttttcttctgttaattatgtttatgcttcacgagagatgttttgcaaagtaattatgtatcgcaaaaaatTACTAATGGCGAtgagccaaatatttcgtaaagatgtactgtaataccacatttcagtcggaacatagattgttttcataccatgctagtggtgcgatataaagctttttatgaacgcatttagcacgggcgaccgtggaaatccactgtttacggaagcaaagttagccaaacatagatgaatcttcaGGTTCatctgtccaggagaaaattagcaacgttggcgtctgtcttcaaattcttctccgtttttagccgtctccatctttcaaaggcatctcctatacaaatccttgttttatttcggactttgtcacgacgtatttcggattcataacgaggtcttttaggtttcgtaatgttatacatgttttatccgacgcgttcttagctgcagctgtaattagagcagagctggccacccggatgacgaaactctactgacttcgtgattggtagatagctggagggtggagcctcagaccaaaacacaaaatgacaacaataacatcagtcgtgggctgcaactgtcacttttaaatgacaatatcctggccggaccactgttgtcagtgatatttgaaatgaacacgatttcttaatgtctagtgacatgtcagggccattttatgattaactgaaataaatttcttacatacggttcctttaaaaattgcatttccatctctgatgcaacagttttggatttgtctaaaatTACTGTAGccttatgtacaagtcattggtgtttggtgatgagtttttagctcaaggcctttaaagtcacaccaggggccagttgcataaacttagtctctatgttaagacagtgtcttaagaaTTCGTTTGACCAGCTAGCAGATAACTAAGGGGTAATCAGTCTTATATTTTGGACTAATCTAAGTTATGTaaccaaattttaaaaaaattgaccagtcttaaagaaaaacattagatgactaacttttaagtctgtctaaaccttttatgcaactggccccagagtttagctgggattaggacttggcttaaTGCAGACcggtcaagttcttccacactgactgaatgaATCTTTTCCATTTGAACCTTGCCTTGTaccacactgactgaattaataATTTCCATTTGAACCCTGCCTTGTACAGAGGCATtgccatgttagaatagaaaatggtcctttccaaactgttgctataaaattagaagcacacaattccctaaaatatcattatatgcttaaatattaaaatttgtactcatggaagtagtcaaacctgttcattagaaaggagtgtcccaatacttttggcaatatagtgtatttcaAGTTCTGCAAAATGTGGTCAAGTAAATTTTAAGAAACTTACAG
This region includes:
- the ctsd gene encoding cathepsin D encodes the protein MRIVCLLLAAAFLWTSDALVRIPLNKFRSIRRTLSDSGRAVEELLAGSVPLKYNQGFPASNGPTPETLKNYLDAQYYGEIGLGTPVQTFTVVFDTGSSNLWVPSVHCSLTDIACLLHHKYNGGKSTTYVKNGTEFAIQYGSGSLSGYLSQDTCTIGDIAVEKQIFGEAIKQPGVAFIAAKFDGILGMAYPRIAVDGVPPVFDMMMSQKKVEKNVFSFYLNRNPDTQPGGELLLGGTDPKYYTGDFNYVGISRQAYWQIHMDGMSIGSELTLCKGGCEAIVDTGTSLITGPAAEVKALQKAIGAIPLIQGEYMVDCKKVPTLPTISFVLGGKTYSLTGEQYILKESQAGKDICLSGFMALDIPPPAGPLWILGDVFIGQYYTVFDRENNRVGFAKSV